TTCGACTGATAATCTTATGTACCATGAACTTCTCTTGCTTTGCAACTTCAGGAGGAAGCAAGAGCTGTCGGTCAACTCAGAAACTGTAGGTTGGCGAATCTACTTGGTTGTTGTTTTGAAGGTGATGAAAGATTACTTGTTGCAGAATACATGCCCAATGACACACTTGCAAAACACTTATTTCACTGTAAGTGTATTTTATATTGTTAATCTTTTATTACTGTGTTTTGATGGGTTTACATgcattattttaaatgaaattttACTGATGTGGCTGGAAATTGGCTGTTAATTTGATCATGAAAGGATTGTTACTTTTTTCTTCAAATTAAATTAACACTGGAATTTGTTATGCGTGACGTTGTATTTCAAGAGGTAGAGTGACTTTGCAACAATGATCCACTTTGGGATTCAGCCCTTCATTGCTTAGATTTCTAAATATATATATGATCTttacaaataataaataaatgctAACATGTGTTTTTCAAATGTTTCAAGTTTCTTGATTAATAAAAACTTAAATGTAGCAATTCTTTTTTTCTAATAATCATAAAAAATATTAGTACTTTCACGATTCTTTTTGCAATTTGATTTAGATATAGAAACTTACTTTGTCTTGTATCAGATTCTGTGGCATGTGGTCAATATGATTTCTAATCTCTAAATGTATTAGAGAAAAGACTGGCAGAGTCATTCTATTTTTGTACACATGAGATGTGTATTGCTCCTCTTGATTTCTAGACAATGATTTGATATTTGTTTTGTTATGAATATGCTCAGGGTTTTAATTAGTTGCTAGATATAGAAAtatttttatgcatgtatggTCCATTCAAAGATTTCTTTCGTTACAATTGTTGCTAAATTGATTCTTTATTtgcctaattatttttattgtacATTGTCTAGATTCAGAAGATATATTCTCTGTATCTATGAGGGTTTTCCCTTGGCCGTAAAGGTTTTGGAATATAATATATGCTTTTGTAATCTTCTAATTCGAGAGACTTTTGATAAAAATATAATGTCAGATTCTCTTTAAAGAATCTTATATTCTTAGGCAGAACTGTTTATCTTTTAAAAATTCCTAGTTAAAAGAGGTATTTGGTTACTTATATCCACTGCATCAACTTTCCCCTCCCTTTATTATCCTCGGTCCTAATGTTCCTCAGATTTTCTCTTtcaatattattttattcttatAGAATCTTATCTGTATATTTTTTTAGGGGAATCACAACCTATGAAGTGGGCCATGCGTTTAAGGGTGGCTTTAAATCTTGCACAAGCTCTTGAGTATTGTACAATGAAGGGACGTGCCCTGTACCATGATCTTAATGCTTACAGGATAGTATTTGATGACGTAAGTAAACTGTTAGGATTGTTTTGGTCATTTTAAAGCTGTTGTACCTTGGTGTTTCAGTTTTACTAACTTAATGTTACTGTATTTCATCATTTTACAGGATTGTAATGCAAGACTCTCTTGCTTTGGGTTGATGAAGAATAGTAGAGATGGAAAGAGTTACAGCACTAACCTAGCATTTACCCCACCCGAGTATCTGAGGACTGGTATTTTTCTCTGCAACATCTAATATTATCCGTgtaaacattttttggaattgtCTAGTTCTTGCTTACAATATCTAGCAGAATTTTTGTGTTGACTGAATTTTGTTTTGTTCCATCCATTCCTCTAGTTATGGTATTATAAGAAGCACTCAGTTGTCAACCTATACAAATTATGTAAATAGACTGTATTAATAACTCGCAGACTAACCAATAAAGCACACTAATAATTATTAAAAGTCTTACAACAttttatatattatgttttggaACGTGTGACAGAGTTGGTGCTCCCACCTATGAGTTAGTGATTTACTCAAGTAGAACGCCTCTTGTTACCAACATGAGGAAATATCCACCTGGTTAAAATTTCTAGCAATAACTCAAGCCTATAATTTCTCTTACCAGTATCGAGTATCGTATATGGGTCACCCAATTGTATACTGTGACATGTCAGGTGAGTATAAATAATTCTCTTATGAGGATGGGTTTTTATGACATCCAAACTCCTGATATTGAAATCTTGGTTAAGATTTTGATGTTCTTAAGAAGTGATAACTGATAAGTATATGTTACACGTTGCAATATCTGGTGGTTTAACCAATGATTTTATGGTTTGTTGCATGATAGGGATTATAAATTAGCAAAGTCATCACGAGTTAGTTGTATAATTTGGTAAAAACTCTTTAGTGTTCGGATCTTAATTTAAACAAACCACACATGTGGTCATATCTCAAACACAATACGTTAATGAGCCAAACACGAGCAAAGAAGAGGTCACCTCGTGAGGGCTCCTCGTCAGCAACTCAGATATAGCTTCGCAAAATCTCGTCAACTTTTTCAATATGTACAATGTCACTCAGAAGTATATAAATATATGGGTCTTGTTCCACTTAAGACCATTATAATTACAACCTTTGAACTAATATACATATTATGTCTTTAAAAAGACATCTTATGTATGACTATGACCATATCTATTCTTGTAAAGGGAGCAAGGGAGATACCGCTACACCAAGAGGTTTTGGGTAAACAAGCAAGCCCCCTGATAGTTTGACTAGTTGAGCTTGGTGATCATTACAATTTCCTTATTGTATTGGTGAAGTGGCCGAGTCCCTAAGAAAATTTCTTTCTTTATAGGATGTTTATTGATATACCCTCAGTAGTATTGCCATGATACTCTATGTAAAGGTCTAATGCCATCAAATGtctatttaataataaatttttttCTTGTATTCAATGCAAGTTTACTGATATTATGGGCCTGTTTGTTTCCCGTCTTATAAGTCGGAAGTCAGTTTCCGACTGATAAGTTAAAAATGCTTATTTTAAACTGTTCGTGTAATAAGTAAAAGTTACTTATAAGTAACAATTAAGTTGATTTCTGAAAAGTAGAAACATGTGTACTTATTCTCCTACTTAATATTATCTTTACAATTTGActtcattaaaaataaaaatacatagATACTATAAAAAtgcaaataaaataatttattatacTCTTATatagtaaagttctatggagtccactaTTTCATTGGAGTCGTGGAGTCCACATATGTTCTGCAGGTTATATATTACGTAAAACATcgcaaaacatattattttgctAATCATGTTCTGCAAATCTCAATATTTAAAGATAATCTTGCAAATCCCATATTGTTCTGCAGAACAtgcttagtttgcagaacattcATGTTCACGTTGCAGAAcataatatgttttgcaatattctACTTATAAAATGTATGGGATTTGCAATATTTCTATTAAAATAGTATTGTTTGTAAAATATGATTCACAAAACAATTTGTTTTAGCAATATTTTATATGTAGAACACATGGACTCCAGGACTCCAATAAAATGttggactccatagaacttaaCTCTTTATCGAAACTGATAATAACTTATAAGTCGAAAATTGCTTATTTCTTATAAGTCACTTGTTGCATATTGGTCATAACTCATAAGTAACCTATTTTAATATTACCTAAACGGCCTCTATGTTTATGTCTTTTTGCTATAGCCACATGTTCTATGTATTATAATTTGGTCACTCCATAAATTTAGTTGTCCTTTAACATGTGTTCACTTCCTTTTTTGCAGGAAGAGTAACTGCTGAAAGTGTGATTTATAGCTTTGGCACCCTTTTGCTTGACCTTCTCAGTGGAAAGCACATTCCTCCGAGTCATGTATATCTTCCAATTCATGTTGTTTACTATACATAATCAGTAGAATAGAATAGTAGAGAGTCAAACAACCGCTACACAAAAAATCGGAAATAGTCATGGGAGTGGTGCTGGCAGACACTATTCCCTGGCTTAATGGTGTAGTCATACTAAAAATGGTGAAATATCCGCAGTCACTACAATAACTTTTTGCAGAACTGAGATATCTTCAATATTCTTGAACAGATGCATGTTGTGTTTATAAGTATGTACTTTCTGAACCTGTAAATTGTCCTTTTTTTGCTGCACACCTTTTGTATTATTCATATTTTACTTTAACTCTAGTATGTTTCTGTTAGAATCTAGGGCAGTCTTTGTTCCAAGCACTTTCTAGTCATTGATATGATTATGAACTAATGATAAATCTTCAAAACTCTTTGTTAGGCCCTCGACTTGATAAGGGACAGGAATCTTCAAATGCTAACTGATTCTTGTTTGGAAGGTCAATTTTCAAACGACGATGGAACTGAATTGGTGCGCTTAGCTTCTAGATGTCTACAATATGAGCCTCGTGAGCGTCCAAATTCCAAGTCTTTGGTTACTGCTTTGATCCCTCTTCAGAAGGAAGCACAGGTTAATTTTCCTATAAGACAGAAATGCAAGCTCCTTATGAATGTATCATGTATCGTTGATAGACCataaattgaaaaaaataaatatatctttTGTAGTCGTAGCCGAAAATCATCTTAAGACTATATGAATGAATGATTTTGCGTAATTTGTTATAATAAATAAATGAAGGATTTTGTAAAGGTTATAGAGTAGTATTAGTAGGACGTTCAGTCGTTCACTGTGTAGGATTGCTAGTTTTTTAATGTCTATGTGTCTACATTTTATGCAGTTGACTTCCATGCTTTCATTTTGTTTAGAAAATAACTATCAGATCTCAAATTACTCTTAGTCCGTATAGCATAGTTTATAGGATATTTTACGTACTCAACCCGAATCCTTTTGGTGATCTTATTATTTGAAATCTCAGCAGATTTTATGTATTAAATTCCTTGACCATTGTGTATGTTACAGAATTTTTGGATTTCTTAGGATAGTATAAAATTTGTTCTACCTTTTCAGGTCTCATCTAATGAGCTAATGGGGGTACCAGACAGTAGTGCTGCTTTTCCTTTATCTCCACTTGGTGATGCCTGCTTGAGAAAGGATTTGACAGCTATACATGAAATACTAGAAAAACTCGGGTACAAAGATGATGAGGGAGCTGCAACCGAGGTATATAGTTCTACTTACTATCATCTCCATCAGTGAAGTTTGATTTTGTACAAGATATGTAACTCTATGTATGTTCACTTTCTTTATATTAAAAGAGAATTGATGTTTCAGGCCTTGAACCTTTCAAATACCTTTTTGTCTTGTGAGAGGATTATTTGAAATATGACATGTTCTTATATTTTCGTTTATTACTTGCCTATTTATTGGCTTTACATTCTTACTTGGGATCTAAGACTCGAACTATGAATGGACCAGCTTTATACTTAGCATGTTCTCTGTTCTACTTTTCTTTTTGGGGCTCCAATCCACTCGGGGTCTAGCTATACCAGCCAGAAGGTCTTTGAAGATATGAAAGCTTGTCAAATAACATAGGAAGAAGTCTTGGCGGCTCTCGTCAaatctttttttttgtttcttagcATTTTTGTTAGATCTTGGATCACTAGCAGGTGCACTGGGGAATTAATTAACTTGGTGCTAGGGAATCCCACTAGAATTTAAAAAGAATCAGAGAACGAAATTCCACTTAAAATCATCATTTCTTTTGGATTTGTAGCCAAAAGTAGTACAAGAGGGAGTTATTACCAATAGTCGAATTCTCATATCAACCAAGTTTTCTATGCAGTAATTTATGTGCTCACTGATTTGTTTTATCTGGATGCAGCTGTCATTTCAAATGTGGACAAATCAGGTTCATGAAACTATAAACTCAAAGAAAAAAGGGGATGCTGCTTTCAGGCGTAAAGAATTTCAAGCTGCCGTTGAGTGCTTCACACAGGTATGGAGTTTAATATCCATATTCTCCTAAGCAGTTATAGTAAGCTACTGAATAAAATTTGGCACGACCTTTCTTTTTATTAAGCATGCAAATTGTGTCTCCTTTATTTGTAGCCTATGTACAAGTAGTTACCAGAATTTGTTGTAGAGGGCGTACATTATTTAGCATGCTAACAACATGGTTAGATATTCTACAGAAGACAGTCCATAGGTTGAGTTCGTATAAAATTGAATGGGAACATTTTTGCATCCAACTGATGCACTCTCTTCTGAAAAGTAGATGTCATTACAAATAGTTTCATTTACACCATCATATATATAGCTGAGTGGATGATAATTTGTTGCGTCATCTTTCACTTCTCAGTTCATTGATGTTGGAACCATGATCTCCCCAACTGTTTTTGCTCGTCGAAGCCTGTCATATCTTATGACTGATATGCCACAAGAAGCTCTCAACGATGCAGTGCAAGCACAAGTAATATCACCTGTGTGGCACATAGCGTCATATCTACAAGCTGTTGCTCTTTTTTCTCTGGGAAGGGAAAACGAGGGACAAATTGCACTCAGAGAGGGTTCAGTCCTCGAAGAGAAAAAGAACACAGAATCCTAAAGGAAACAGAAGATCTATTGTTTTTTATTCTCTTTATCTTGGATTATGAGTTGGTTTAATTTCTTGAAGCATTCTCTTGTGACTATCGGATGGGTTGGTTTTGATCGGTTGTTTGGTTCATTTGACCCTTCCAGTGGTATTTGTGGACATTCGTTTTGCGAGACCAAGACATACATACAATCTTGAAAAATAATTCTGGTAGATATCGTTTGTTCATCTGGATTATAGATCACGCAAATAGAAAGGTAAGGTGAGGTAAATTTATCATGTTGTATAGAACAAATGTTATTTATGTATCTTTTTAATGTTAATCTCAAATGGGATGTTCCCTTGTTTGTAGACATGCTGCATCGTGAAAAGCTTTTGCAGATTCTGTATCATTCTTGTAGCATGGTGTG
The genomic region above belongs to Apium graveolens cultivar Ventura unplaced genomic scaffold, ASM990537v1 ctg4912, whole genome shotgun sequence and contains:
- the LOC141702361 gene encoding serine/threonine-protein kinase BSK7-like; the encoded protein is MGCGCSSLASCCGKSEHNGPLSKAHNDESEEKDEASDLPAFREYTLEQLRNATSGFAVENIISEHGEKAPNVVYKGKLETQMRIAVKRFNRSAWPDRQQFLEEARAVGQLRNCRLANLLGCCFEGDERLLVAEYMPNDTLAKHLFHWESQPMKWAMRLRVALNLAQALEYCTMKGRALYHDLNAYRIVFDDDCNARLSCFGLMKNSRDGKSYSTNLAFTPPEYLRTGRVTAESVIYSFGTLLLDLLSGKHIPPSHALDLIRDRNLQMLTDSCLEGQFSNDDGTELVRLASRCLQYEPRERPNSKSLVTALIPLQKEAQVSSNELMGVPDSSAAFPLSPLGDACLRKDLTAIHEILEKLGYKDDEGAATELSFQMWTNQVHETINSKKKGDAAFRRKEFQAAVECFTQFIDVGTMISPTVFARRSLSYLMTDMPQEALNDAVQAQVISPVWHIASYLQAVALFSLGRENEGQIALREGSVLEEKKNTES